Proteins encoded in a region of the Mucilaginibacter sabulilitoris genome:
- a CDS encoding S41 family peptidase, protein MGWTFRKASSGDYSYELDSMVKQQGKYAVSITSKNATGDFGSIGINIPYRFNGNEIELRGYIKTENINKGFAGFWLRIDGTLAFNNMQNQNVHGTTDWREYSIKLPYDSDKGTNIAAGALLVGGGKIWFDHVQLLIDGKPIENAIIKKIVLTKAEQDTVFNKSSGITNIKLDAQQLKNLTLLGKVWGFIKYHHPEVAKGNVNMDAELFRVLPAVIKARNNQELSSILEQWIGKFGKIQTCDNCKPDSEDKAKLALKLGDSPENWGLSKTLIDKLIALNKSNNSENYYVDTAPNVGNPIFNHEKGYEFMQYPDAGYRLLSLYRYWNMIQYFSPYKHLIGEDWNKVLPAFIPQFINDADNTAYTLTVLALISSINDTHANIWGYRKELEDYRGKFAPPFKAKFIEDKLVVTGFYNDTLNVKSKFKLADVITSINGVKVTELIKKFLPITAASNYSTQLRDMPNNYLLRSNNPHFDFVIERDGKTLNTSIAGLERKSVNYRLDYDPNTGTSGYYVIDKQIGYLYPAKYYNKDLPDIKKMFNGTKGIIVDMRCYPSEFMPFTFVPYIKSGNAPFVKFTNGSVTHPGSFTETPTLSVDPTNEYKGKVIVIVNEQTQSQAEYTTMAFQSSPNVTVIGSTTAGADGNVSPIILPGGISTMISGIGILYPDGAETQRKGVKIDVKISPTIKGIKAGIDEPLEKAKQLILNEVSK, encoded by the coding sequence GTGGGCTGGACCTTTAGAAAAGCATCGTCCGGCGATTACAGCTATGAATTGGATAGCATGGTTAAACAACAGGGAAAATATGCAGTATCTATAACCTCTAAAAACGCAACTGGAGATTTTGGTTCGATAGGCATAAATATTCCGTACCGATTTAATGGCAATGAGATTGAATTGCGAGGCTATATTAAAACAGAGAACATAAATAAAGGCTTCGCTGGTTTCTGGCTTCGCATTGATGGTACACTGGCATTTAATAATATGCAGAATCAAAATGTACATGGAACCACGGATTGGAGAGAATACAGTATAAAATTACCATATGATAGCGACAAGGGAACTAACATAGCAGCTGGAGCTTTATTGGTCGGCGGTGGTAAAATATGGTTTGATCATGTTCAGTTACTTATTGATGGTAAACCGATTGAAAATGCCATTATAAAAAAGATTGTACTTACTAAAGCCGAACAGGATACCGTTTTTAATAAAAGCTCAGGCATTACTAATATTAAGCTGGATGCTCAGCAATTAAAAAATTTAACCTTACTCGGCAAAGTGTGGGGTTTTATAAAATACCATCATCCGGAGGTTGCAAAAGGTAATGTTAATATGGATGCAGAGCTTTTCAGGGTGCTGCCGGCTGTGATAAAAGCCAGGAATAATCAGGAGTTGAGCAGCATTCTTGAACAATGGATTGGCAAGTTCGGTAAAATACAAACTTGCGATAACTGTAAACCTGATAGCGAAGATAAGGCAAAACTTGCACTCAAGTTGGGAGATAGTCCTGAAAATTGGGGATTAAGCAAAACGCTTATTGATAAACTCATCGCATTAAACAAAAGCAACAACAGCGAAAATTATTATGTAGATACCGCTCCCAACGTAGGTAACCCAATATTTAATCATGAAAAGGGTTATGAATTTATGCAATACCCTGATGCCGGTTATCGCCTGCTTAGTTTATACAGATATTGGAATATGATACAGTATTTTTCGCCATATAAACATTTAATAGGTGAGGACTGGAATAAAGTATTACCAGCATTTATTCCGCAGTTTATTAATGATGCCGACAATACGGCCTATACCTTAACAGTGCTGGCCTTGATCAGTAGTATAAACGATACTCACGCCAATATCTGGGGTTACCGAAAAGAGCTTGAAGATTATCGTGGGAAATTCGCGCCGCCATTTAAGGCTAAATTTATTGAGGATAAATTGGTTGTAACCGGTTTTTATAACGATACGCTGAATGTGAAGAGTAAATTTAAATTAGCGGATGTGATAACCTCCATTAATGGTGTAAAAGTTACCGAATTGATAAAAAAATTTCTGCCCATTACCGCTGCTTCCAATTATTCAACACAATTACGGGATATGCCTAATAATTATTTGTTACGAAGCAATAACCCGCATTTTGACTTTGTAATTGAACGCGATGGCAAAACCCTAAACACCAGCATTGCTGGATTGGAACGTAAAAGTGTTAATTACAGGCTTGATTATGATCCTAACACTGGTACTTCCGGTTATTATGTAATAGATAAGCAGATAGGTTATCTGTACCCGGCTAAATATTATAATAAAGATCTGCCCGATATTAAAAAAATGTTTAACGGTACTAAAGGTATTATTGTTGATATGCGGTGTTATCCTTCGGAGTTTATGCCTTTTACCTTTGTGCCATATATTAAATCGGGCAATGCGCCATTTGTTAAATTTACAAACGGCAGTGTTACTCACCCTGGCTCATTTACAGAAACCCCGACATTGAGCGTTGACCCAACCAATGAATATAAGGGTAAAGTGATAGTTATTGTTAATGAACAGACACAGAGCCAAGCCGAATACACTACAATGGCTTTCCAAAGCTCTCCTAATGTTACGGTTATAGGTAGTACAACAGCCGGGGCCGATGGTAATGTATCTCCTATTATATTACCGGGTGGTATATCAACTATGATATCGGGTATAGGAATATTATATCCAGATGGTGCTGAAACACAGCGTAAAGGCGTTAAAATTGATGTGAAAATAAGCCCAACTATTAAGGGAATCAAAGCTGGTATTGATGAGCCGCTTGAGAAAGCAAAGCAACTTATTTTAAATGAAGTTAGTAAGTGA
- the rpsO gene encoding 30S ribosomal protein S15, with the protein MYLGKEAKAEIFAKHGKGATDTGSAEGQVALFTTRIAHLTGHLKKNKKDFSTQLSLQKLVGKRRALLAYLYNKDIERYRAIIKALQLRDIIK; encoded by the coding sequence ATGTATTTAGGTAAAGAAGCAAAGGCAGAGATCTTTGCAAAACATGGTAAAGGCGCTACAGATACTGGTTCTGCAGAAGGTCAGGTAGCTTTATTCACCACTCGTATTGCTCATTTAACCGGGCATTTGAAAAAAAACAAAAAGGATTTTTCAACTCAATTATCGCTGCAAAAATTAGTAGGTAAACGCCGTGCATTGCTGGCTTACCTTTATAATAAAGATATTGAAAGATACCGTGCTATCATCAAAGCTTTACAGCTAAGGGATATCATTAAGTAA
- the pnp gene encoding polyribonucleotide nucleotidyltransferase, translating into MSLNVIKKVIDLGDGRTIEIETGKLAKQADGAVVVKMGDTMLLATVVSSPEAKEGVDFLPLSVDYQEKYAATGRIPGGFLRREARLSDYEVLISRLVDRALRPLFPEDYHADTQVMISLISADKDIMPDALAGLAASAALAVSDIPFNGPISEVRVAKIDGQLVINPTLSQLERATLEFIVAGSEHDINMVEGESKEIQEAELVEAIKFAHTAIKVQCLIQKELTIEAGKTEKRVYSHENHNEDLKKAIYAATYDQVYAIASSASAKDERSTKFKEVRDAYIETLGEIDDVTKFLAKKYYHDVEYDAIRNLVLEEGKRLDGRTTTQIRPIWSEVGYLPSAHGSAVFTRGETQSLTTVTLGAKDDEQMIDGAFINGYQKFLLHYNFPGFSTGEVRPNRGAGRREIGHGNLAMRSLKQVLPSEEENPYTIRVVSDILESNGSSSMATVCAGTLALMDAGVKIKSPVSGIAMGLITNEMGTKYAILSDILGDEDHLGDMDFKVTGTENGIVAVQMDLKINGLSYEVLTNALNQAKDGRLHILGEMAKTITQPREDYKPHAPRIVTIKIDKEFIGAVIGPGGKIIQEMQRETGATISIEEKDNQGIVQIFADNKASIDQALSRIRAIASKPEVGEIYEGKVKSIMPFGAFVEIMPGKDGLLHISEIDHRRIEKMDGIFEVGDEVRVKLLDVDKQGKLKLSRKALLPRPESPKAEN; encoded by the coding sequence ATGAGTTTAAACGTAATTAAAAAGGTTATTGATTTAGGTGACGGCCGCACCATTGAGATCGAAACCGGTAAGCTGGCCAAACAAGCCGATGGCGCTGTTGTAGTTAAAATGGGTGATACCATGTTATTGGCTACTGTTGTTTCATCGCCCGAAGCGAAAGAGGGAGTTGATTTTTTACCCCTTTCTGTTGATTACCAGGAAAAATACGCAGCCACCGGTCGTATCCCGGGTGGTTTTTTACGCCGCGAGGCACGTTTATCAGACTATGAGGTTTTAATCTCCCGTTTGGTCGACCGTGCTTTACGTCCATTGTTCCCGGAAGATTATCATGCTGATACCCAAGTGATGATCTCTTTAATATCTGCCGATAAAGACATTATGCCTGATGCGCTTGCAGGTTTGGCAGCATCAGCAGCTTTAGCTGTTTCAGATATTCCTTTTAATGGCCCTATATCTGAAGTTCGTGTAGCTAAAATTGATGGCCAGTTAGTAATTAACCCAACCTTAAGCCAGCTTGAGAGAGCAACTTTAGAATTTATTGTTGCAGGCAGCGAGCATGATATTAACATGGTTGAAGGTGAATCAAAGGAAATTCAGGAAGCTGAATTGGTTGAAGCCATTAAATTTGCACACACTGCTATTAAAGTACAGTGCTTAATTCAAAAAGAATTAACCATTGAGGCCGGTAAAACCGAAAAACGTGTTTACAGCCACGAAAATCATAACGAGGACCTGAAAAAAGCTATTTATGCGGCTACTTATGACCAGGTTTACGCTATCGCTTCTTCTGCATCTGCAAAAGACGAGCGTTCTACTAAATTTAAAGAAGTACGTGACGCCTATATCGAAACCTTAGGTGAGATTGATGATGTTACTAAATTCCTGGCTAAAAAATATTACCATGATGTAGAGTATGATGCTATCCGTAACCTGGTATTAGAAGAAGGTAAACGTTTAGATGGCCGTACCACTACTCAAATACGCCCAATATGGAGCGAAGTTGGTTATTTACCATCTGCTCACGGTTCGGCTGTATTTACCCGTGGCGAAACGCAATCATTAACTACAGTTACCCTGGGTGCTAAAGACGATGAGCAAATGATTGATGGCGCGTTCATCAACGGTTATCAAAAATTCCTGTTGCATTACAATTTCCCTGGTTTCTCAACCGGCGAGGTTCGTCCTAACAGGGGTGCTGGCCGCCGCGAAATTGGTCACGGTAACCTGGCTATGCGTTCATTAAAACAAGTGTTGCCATCAGAGGAAGAAAACCCATACACTATACGTGTAGTATCTGATATATTGGAATCAAACGGTTCGTCGTCAATGGCAACGGTTTGCGCCGGTACATTAGCGCTGATGGATGCAGGTGTTAAAATCAAATCGCCGGTATCAGGTATCGCGATGGGATTGATCACAAATGAAATGGGTACCAAATATGCTATCCTTTCTGACATCCTTGGCGACGAAGATCACCTGGGTGATATGGACTTTAAAGTAACCGGTACCGAAAACGGTATTGTTGCTGTTCAGATGGATTTGAAGATCAATGGCCTTTCATACGAAGTGTTAACCAATGCTTTGAACCAGGCTAAAGACGGTCGTTTACATATCCTTGGCGAAATGGCTAAAACCATTACCCAGCCACGTGAAGATTACAAACCGCATGCTCCGCGCATCGTTACCATTAAAATTGATAAAGAATTTATTGGTGCAGTTATCGGGCCCGGTGGTAAAATCATCCAGGAAATGCAGCGCGAAACAGGTGCAACCATCTCTATCGAAGAAAAAGACAACCAGGGTATTGTTCAGATATTTGCCGATAATAAAGCATCTATCGACCAGGCCTTATCACGTATCCGCGCCATCGCTTCAAAACCTGAGGTTGGCGAGATATACGAAGGTAAAGTGAAATCGATTATGCCATTTGGTGCATTTGTTGAAATTATGCCTGGTAAAGATGGTTTACTGCACATATCTGAAATTGACCATCGCCGTATCGAAAAAATGGACGGTATATTTGAAGTAGGAGATGAGGTAAGGGTTAAATTGCTTGACGTTGATAAACAAGGAAAATTAAAACTTTCCAGGAAAGCATTATTGCCAAGGCCCGAGTCGCCAAAAGCTGAAAACTAA
- the rpe gene encoding ribulose-phosphate 3-epimerase gives MNHLIAPSILAADFANLQRDLEMLNVSDADWVHVDIMDGMFVPNISFGFPVVTATKKHATKPLDVHLMIVEPDRYLKAFRDAGADGITVHYEACPHLHRTIQAIKELGCRAGVALNPHTPVTLLQDIIADLDLVLIMSVNPGFGGQKFIDNTYKKLRDLKELSREKNPNLYIEVDGGVDEYNVKKLLGAGANVLVAGSSVFSSANPPAAISNLKYPEKLLQS, from the coding sequence ATGAACCATCTGATAGCACCATCAATTTTAGCTGCCGATTTTGCCAACCTGCAACGTGATCTGGAAATGCTCAATGTGAGCGATGCCGATTGGGTACACGTTGATATTATGGATGGCATGTTTGTACCCAATATATCCTTTGGTTTCCCGGTTGTCACTGCAACTAAAAAACATGCCACCAAGCCACTTGATGTGCACCTGATGATAGTTGAGCCCGACCGTTACCTGAAAGCATTTAGAGACGCTGGAGCTGATGGTATTACCGTGCATTACGAAGCTTGTCCGCATTTGCACCGTACCATACAGGCCATTAAAGAGCTTGGCTGTAGGGCAGGAGTGGCCCTTAATCCCCATACCCCTGTTACGCTGCTTCAGGACATTATTGCCGATCTTGACCTGGTTTTGATCATGTCGGTAAATCCGGGTTTTGGCGGGCAAAAGTTTATTGACAATACCTACAAGAAACTACGAGACCTGAAGGAACTGAGCCGGGAGAAAAACCCCAACTTATATATTGAAGTTGACGGCGGTGTTGATGAATATAATGTTAAAAAATTACTCGGTGCCGGTGCAAATGTGCTCGTTGCAGGCAGTTCGGTGTTCTCGTCGGCCAATCCGCCGGCCGCTATTTCCAACCTCAAATACCCCGAAAAGTTATTACAATCGTAA